Proteins from a single region of Sporosarcina sp. P33:
- a CDS encoding DUF350 domain-containing protein: MNHTGFWSHPLVESAGYFSVVTLCLIVSMVLFEIVTKYRNWEEIRKGNLSVAMATGGKIFGVANIFRYSIEQHNSLPQMMGWGLYGFTLLIFAYLLFEFLTPKFKVDEEIQADNRSVGFISLCISVGLSFVIGASIA; the protein is encoded by the coding sequence ATGAATCATACGGGGTTTTGGAGTCATCCATTAGTTGAGAGCGCTGGCTACTTCAGTGTCGTCACACTATGTTTGATCGTATCCATGGTGTTATTTGAAATCGTAACAAAATATAGAAACTGGGAAGAGATCCGTAAAGGGAATTTGTCGGTAGCGATGGCGACGGGCGGAAAAATCTTTGGCGTCGCCAACATTTTCCGCTATTCCATCGAGCAGCATAACAGCCTGCCGCAAATGATGGGTTGGGGCCTGTATGGATTTACATTGCTCATATTCGCTTATTTACTGTTCGAGTTCCTGACACCGAAATTTAAAGTGGATGAAGAAATTCAGGCGGATAACCGTTCCGTCGGCTTTATATCGCTTTGCATTTCGGTCGGTCTGTCGTTCGTCATAGGCGCCAGTATTGCATAG
- a CDS encoding endonuclease MutS2 produces the protein MEKRVLKTLEFDKIIQQVSAQCTSKAGRTHVEQLVPSKSLEDVSRLLEETDEGLALLRIRGNVPMGGIHDIRPHAKRAQIGGMLSAMELVEIADTIRASRILRQFLEGVKEEGEISIPHLLARKDAMPILTAIEHEINAAIDDNGRVVDSASSALRSIRQSLRIQESRVRERLESYTRGKNASKMLSDAIVTMRNDRYVIPVKAEYRSHYGGVIHDMSSSGQTLFIEPDAVVQANNEIRELKVKEQEEIEKILLALSASVQEIAHDLFTLVQLLAEIDVILAKAKYGTANKCTKPAVNADGYMRLTKARHPLLPIEEAVANTIEFGEDITTIVITGPNTGGKTVTLKTVGLCTLMAQAGLPIPVLDGSEIAVFDSIYADIGDEQSIEQSLSTFSSHMVNIVNILKKFDDRSLLLFDELGSGTDPQEGAALAISILDEVHGSGARVMATTHYPELKAYGFNRPGVANASVEFDIDTLSPTYRLLIGVPGRSNAFEISKRLGLHHHIIDRAKSFTGENRGEVDSMIASLETSRVQSEKDAERTHNVLLETEKLKQELNEKLQEFEEQKDRLTEAAKERAKKIVEQAKIESEAVISDLRALRMNAGANVKEHELIEARKRLEGAAPEEKKKKAVKAQAGPRPLKQGDEVKVLAYGQKGTLIEKVSDKEWVVQIGILKMKLPESGLQYTKPEKEKKPVTAAAVRGRSEHVKMELDLRGERYEDAIARTEKYIDDALLSNYHQVNIIHGKGTGALRQGVQQYLKKHSRVKSYRFGEAGEGGSGVTVVELK, from the coding sequence TTGGAAAAGCGTGTCTTAAAAACACTTGAATTTGATAAAATCATTCAACAGGTCTCTGCACAGTGTACGTCCAAAGCTGGCCGTACACATGTAGAGCAGCTGGTGCCTTCGAAAAGTCTTGAAGATGTCAGCCGTTTACTTGAAGAAACAGATGAAGGACTGGCTTTATTACGAATACGCGGTAATGTGCCGATGGGCGGAATCCACGACATCCGTCCCCACGCGAAACGGGCACAGATCGGCGGTATGCTGAGTGCTATGGAACTTGTGGAAATTGCCGATACAATTCGCGCAAGCAGAATTCTGCGGCAGTTCCTTGAGGGGGTTAAAGAAGAAGGCGAAATCTCCATCCCTCATTTACTGGCCCGCAAAGATGCTATGCCGATTTTAACGGCGATTGAGCATGAAATCAATGCGGCAATCGATGATAATGGACGGGTAGTGGACAGTGCTTCTTCCGCTTTACGTTCTATCCGCCAAAGTTTGCGGATTCAGGAAAGCCGGGTGCGCGAACGGCTGGAGAGTTATACGAGAGGAAAGAATGCCTCCAAAATGCTGTCAGATGCAATCGTCACGATGCGTAACGACCGGTATGTTATTCCTGTAAAAGCAGAATACCGTTCACATTATGGCGGTGTCATCCACGACATGTCATCTTCAGGACAGACATTATTTATTGAGCCAGACGCAGTCGTCCAGGCAAATAATGAAATTCGCGAATTGAAAGTGAAAGAACAGGAAGAAATTGAAAAGATTCTGCTCGCATTGTCCGCCAGTGTGCAGGAAATCGCTCACGATCTGTTCACGCTGGTGCAGCTGCTGGCGGAAATAGACGTCATATTGGCAAAAGCAAAATATGGGACAGCCAATAAATGCACCAAACCGGCTGTTAATGCAGATGGCTACATGCGCCTGACAAAAGCGCGTCATCCGCTGCTTCCAATTGAAGAAGCGGTGGCCAACACGATTGAATTTGGAGAAGACATTACCACAATCGTCATCACCGGTCCGAACACGGGCGGTAAAACAGTCACCCTGAAAACGGTGGGGCTCTGTACATTGATGGCACAGGCAGGATTGCCGATCCCTGTACTCGACGGCTCTGAAATCGCTGTCTTTGATTCCATCTATGCAGATATCGGAGACGAGCAGTCGATTGAGCAAAGCCTGAGTACATTTTCATCCCATATGGTCAACATCGTCAATATTTTGAAGAAGTTCGATGACCGTTCTCTTCTTTTATTTGATGAATTGGGCTCTGGAACCGACCCGCAGGAAGGAGCGGCACTCGCTATTTCCATTCTTGATGAAGTACACGGCAGCGGGGCGCGTGTCATGGCAACCACTCACTATCCGGAATTGAAAGCGTACGGCTTTAACAGGCCTGGTGTGGCAAATGCCAGCGTAGAATTCGACATCGACACATTGAGTCCGACGTACCGCTTGCTGATTGGAGTGCCGGGGCGGAGTAATGCCTTTGAAATCTCGAAGCGGCTGGGCCTTCATCATCATATAATTGACCGCGCAAAGAGTTTTACCGGCGAAAACCGCGGGGAAGTGGACAGCATGATTGCGTCTCTTGAAACGAGCCGTGTACAATCTGAAAAGGATGCTGAACGTACGCATAATGTACTATTAGAAACGGAAAAGTTAAAGCAGGAATTGAATGAAAAACTTCAGGAATTTGAAGAGCAGAAAGACCGCTTGACGGAAGCCGCGAAAGAAAGAGCAAAAAAAATCGTCGAGCAGGCCAAAATCGAATCCGAAGCTGTGATTTCAGATTTACGCGCTCTGCGCATGAATGCAGGAGCCAACGTCAAAGAGCATGAATTGATCGAAGCGCGGAAACGGCTGGAAGGCGCCGCGCCAGAAGAGAAGAAAAAGAAAGCTGTCAAGGCACAGGCAGGTCCGCGTCCGCTGAAGCAAGGCGATGAAGTGAAAGTGCTGGCCTATGGACAAAAAGGGACTCTAATCGAAAAAGTCTCCGACAAAGAGTGGGTTGTGCAAATCGGTATATTGAAAATGAAATTACCGGAATCAGGTCTTCAATATACGAAGCCTGAGAAAGAAAAGAAACCAGTCACTGCAGCCGCAGTAAGGGGCCGTTCGGAGCATGTGAAAATGGAACTCGACTTGCGCGGCGAACGTTATGAAGATGCGATTGCGCGAACGGAGAAGTATATAGATGATGCATTGCTGTCCAATTATCATCAGGTGAATATAATTCACGGCAAAGGCACAGGTGCCCTGCGCCAAGGTGTGCAACAGTACTTAAAGAAACATTCGCGCGTGAAATCTTACCGGTTTGGTGAAGCCGGAGAAGGCGGCAGCGGTGTTACAGTCGTCGAATTAAAATAA
- the polX gene encoding DNA polymerase/3'-5' exonuclease PolX, with protein sequence MNKKTIIRTFEKIALYMELLGENHFKVAAFRKAASVLELDPRSLSEMDDILTLKGIGKGTGAVITDLMENGTSEVLKELEDKVPKGLIPLLNIPGLGGKKIAKLREALNIDSVESLQAACEKQEVSKVPGFGKKTEENLLREIEILAQRSGKTPIWQVAKIADAVEAELQLIDEIQKYQVAGSFRRREEESSDVDWIVVTEQPKAVKEKILAALPIEKIIAAGDAKLSISLDTEHPIDADFRFVTEDQFATALHHFTGSAAHNVRMRQLAKSRKQKISEYGVEDKSGQVQTFSSEKEFFAHFDLPFIPPSIRKDGTELDRADEIAQLVTPEQIRSDLHMHTTWSDGGYSVEEMVEACRAKGYSHMVITDHSHYLKVANGLTPERLLKQIEEIRAVNEKYDDIEVFCGTEMDILPDGRLDFDDEILKQLDFVIASIHSSFNQPQEQIMERLYAACKNPYVHMIAHPTGRIIGQREGYNPDIDQLITWAGEYGKILEVNASPYRLDLRTEHLIQAKNAGVLIAINTDAHATEQLDIMPIGVEYAQKAWLPAEQVINTWPLETFIEKVIRR encoded by the coding sequence TTGAATAAAAAGACGATAATCCGCACGTTTGAAAAGATTGCATTATATATGGAATTACTTGGAGAAAATCATTTTAAAGTGGCGGCGTTCCGCAAAGCTGCATCTGTTTTGGAGCTGGATCCAAGAAGTTTGTCTGAGATGGATGATATTCTAACGCTAAAAGGAATCGGCAAAGGAACCGGCGCCGTCATTACAGACTTGATGGAAAACGGGACATCCGAAGTGCTGAAAGAGCTGGAAGACAAAGTTCCGAAAGGTTTAATTCCGCTGTTGAATATTCCAGGGCTAGGCGGCAAGAAAATAGCTAAATTGCGAGAAGCACTGAATATTGATTCGGTGGAATCGCTGCAGGCGGCCTGTGAAAAACAGGAAGTAAGCAAAGTGCCGGGCTTCGGGAAAAAGACAGAAGAAAATCTATTGCGGGAAATTGAAATACTTGCACAGCGTTCCGGTAAGACGCCGATCTGGCAAGTGGCAAAAATTGCGGACGCCGTTGAGGCTGAGCTGCAGCTGATTGATGAAATCCAGAAGTATCAGGTGGCGGGGAGTTTTCGCAGACGGGAAGAAGAGAGTTCTGATGTAGATTGGATTGTTGTAACAGAACAGCCAAAAGCCGTCAAAGAAAAAATATTAGCAGCGCTGCCGATTGAAAAAATTATTGCTGCAGGAGATGCTAAACTGTCGATTTCACTGGATACAGAACATCCGATTGATGCAGACTTCCGTTTTGTAACAGAAGATCAATTTGCCACTGCCCTGCATCACTTCACAGGTTCAGCTGCTCATAATGTCCGGATGCGCCAGCTGGCAAAAAGCCGCAAGCAGAAAATCAGTGAATACGGTGTAGAAGATAAATCCGGACAAGTACAGACGTTTTCGAGTGAAAAAGAATTTTTCGCACATTTTGATCTGCCGTTTATTCCGCCGAGCATTCGTAAAGATGGAACAGAACTTGATCGTGCAGACGAAATCGCTCAGCTCGTTACCCCTGAACAGATCCGTTCTGATCTTCATATGCATACGACATGGTCAGATGGAGGTTACTCCGTGGAGGAGATGGTGGAAGCCTGCCGCGCTAAAGGATATTCCCATATGGTCATCACCGACCACTCGCACTATTTAAAAGTCGCAAACGGCCTGACTCCCGAGCGTTTGCTGAAACAGATAGAAGAAATTCGCGCGGTCAATGAAAAATACGACGACATTGAAGTGTTCTGCGGCACCGAGATGGATATTCTCCCTGATGGCCGGCTGGATTTTGATGATGAGATTTTAAAACAGCTGGACTTTGTCATAGCATCCATCCATTCCAGTTTTAATCAGCCGCAGGAGCAAATCATGGAGCGTCTGTATGCCGCGTGCAAAAATCCGTACGTGCATATGATCGCGCACCCGACTGGACGAATTATCGGTCAGCGCGAAGGGTATAATCCGGATATCGATCAGCTGATCACGTGGGCGGGTGAGTACGGCAAAATACTGGAAGTTAACGCAAGCCCTTACCGTTTGGATTTGCGTACGGAACATTTAATTCAGGCTAAAAATGCAGGAGTTCTGATCGCAATCAACACAGATGCACACGCAACAGAACAGCTCGATATTATGCCGATTGGCGTGGAATATGCCCAAAAAGCGTGGCTTCCTGCTGAACAGGTCATTAACACGTGGCCGCTAGAAACATTCATTGAGAAAGTGATCCGCAGATGA
- a CDS encoding CvpA family protein — protein MIDLLIILLLVSGLIAGFRRGLIVQLIHMFGLILALIVAYKYYKPMAEKLILWIPYPGATAADSLSWKFEHLDLDMTFYHLIAFILLFVGVKLVLQLIGSMLDFLKHIPVFGFAARLVGAGLGFVEFYIIIFFLLSVLAMLPVEVIQNSLGHSLLAKAMFEHTPIISSAIKNWWFVYMG, from the coding sequence ATGATAGATTTACTCATCATTTTACTGTTAGTAAGCGGTCTGATTGCAGGATTTAGACGCGGATTAATCGTACAGCTGATCCACATGTTTGGATTGATTCTGGCGTTGATCGTGGCGTATAAATACTATAAGCCGATGGCGGAAAAACTAATTTTATGGATTCCATATCCGGGTGCCACAGCAGCAGACAGTTTGAGCTGGAAATTTGAGCACTTGGATTTGGACATGACGTTTTACCATCTGATAGCATTTATTTTACTATTCGTTGGCGTGAAGCTGGTATTACAGTTAATTGGCTCAATGCTGGACTTCTTAAAGCATATTCCGGTATTTGGATTCGCGGCACGCTTAGTAGGGGCTGGATTAGGATTTGTAGAGTTCTATATTATTATCTTTTTCCTATTATCTGTACTCGCGATGCTTCCGGTAGAAGTAATTCAAAATTCTTTGGGGCATTCATTGCTGGCCAAAGCGATGTTCGAACATACACCGATTATTTCCTCGGCAATAAAAAATTGGTGGTTCGTTTATATGGGCTAG
- the zapA gene encoding cell division protein ZapA — protein sequence MADKQKARVTVDIYGQTYTVVGTEPSSHVRYVASLVDERMREISKHNRHLDSKRIAVLTAVNSVHDYLKLQEKVKELEEEVRNLKG from the coding sequence ATGGCGGACAAACAAAAAGCCAGAGTGACAGTTGATATTTACGGACAAACATATACGGTTGTTGGTACGGAACCTTCTTCACATGTGCGTTATGTGGCCTCGCTCGTTGACGAAAGAATGCGGGAAATCAGTAAACATAATCGTCACCTGGACAGCAAGAGAATTGCGGTGCTGACGGCAGTAAATAGCGTGCATGATTATTTGAAATTGCAGGAAAAGGTTAAAGAATTGGAAGAAGAAGTGAGAAATTTGAAGGGTTGA
- the rnhC gene encoding ribonuclease HIII, producing the protein MSNQVIVLSEKEMPEVVRFYERNKVTRNAPGVVFAAKISDTSITAYRSGKVLFQGAGADREAARWGTVSASAKVKSAEAKGDVLPANFASLSVLGSDETGTGDFFGPVTVAACFVSSAQIELVKELGVKDSKQLTDQYMRQIAEDLKQVVKHSVLTLDNAKYNDIQSQGWSQGKIKAVLHNQAIQDVLGQMQPELPDHILIDQFAERRVYYNHLKNESQIIHDKVLFSTKAENLHVSVATASILARVAFLDAMDQLSAKAGVTLPKGAGPKVDQTACQIIRKKGEPFLHSITKVHFANTQKALKLAYKK; encoded by the coding sequence ATGAGCAATCAGGTAATTGTTCTGTCAGAAAAAGAAATGCCGGAAGTCGTCCGCTTCTATGAAAGAAATAAAGTGACGCGAAATGCACCGGGCGTTGTATTTGCAGCAAAAATCTCAGATACGTCCATCACGGCATACCGTTCAGGTAAAGTGCTGTTTCAAGGTGCAGGCGCAGACAGGGAAGCGGCTCGCTGGGGCACGGTTTCAGCATCGGCGAAAGTGAAATCTGCGGAAGCAAAAGGGGATGTCCTGCCTGCAAACTTCGCATCATTATCCGTTCTTGGTTCGGATGAAACAGGAACCGGAGATTTCTTCGGCCCCGTCACGGTTGCCGCCTGTTTTGTCAGCAGCGCGCAGATTGAACTGGTTAAAGAATTGGGTGTGAAAGACTCTAAGCAGCTGACCGATCAGTATATGCGGCAAATAGCGGAAGATTTGAAGCAAGTTGTAAAACATTCTGTGCTGACGCTGGATAATGCAAAATATAATGACATCCAAAGTCAGGGCTGGTCGCAAGGTAAGATTAAAGCTGTACTTCACAATCAGGCCATTCAGGATGTACTCGGACAGATGCAACCTGAACTGCCGGACCACATTCTCATCGACCAATTCGCGGAACGCCGGGTCTATTATAATCACTTAAAAAATGAGTCACAGATTATCCACGATAAAGTTCTGTTTTCTACAAAAGCTGAAAATCTCCACGTATCGGTAGCGACGGCTTCCATCCTGGCGCGGGTAGCGTTCCTCGATGCAATGGACCAGTTAAGTGCTAAAGCAGGTGTGACACTCCCTAAAGGCGCCGGTCCCAAAGTTGATCAGACGGCATGCCAGATTATCCGTAAAAAAGGAGAACCGTTCTTGCATTCCATTACAAAAGTTCATTTTGCCAATACGCAAAAAGCGCTGAAACTGGCATATAAAAAATAA
- the pheT gene encoding phenylalanine--tRNA ligase subunit beta, protein MLVSTNWLSSYVDWNELSVEDLAEKITRAGIEVDGIIDRSFEMDNIVIGHVTDCVKHPEADKLHICQVDVGGEITQIICGAPNIAEGQKVIVARPGAVLPGGMKIKKAKLRGEESNGMICSLQELGIEGKLVPKAYAEGIYVLPNDVRAGDSALTHLGLYDRILEFDLTPNRSDALSMLGVAYEVGAILSKDIKLPEISYEASAEKAQDWLKLSVEAPEDNPMYAAKVVKNVKVAESPQWLQNTLMSAGIRPHNNIVDITNFVLMEYGQPLHAFDYDRLETKEIVVRHAKKDEKMITLDQTERTLNERQLVITNGKEPVALAGVMGGANSEVYEGTTTVVIESAYFAPGSVRQTSKEVGLRSDASTRFEKGVDPNRVEAAAERAAQLMAELAGGEVLAGSVVFDELDKSSEKIILSPDYVNNRLGMKIPMDEMKSIMERLQIPTEAINGQLVMDIPTRRQDLKIKEDMIEEIARLYGYDEIPKTLPVAESRPGGLTPYQSKRRIVRRYLEAAGLSQALTYSLSSPKDAQAFALETAPVTKLLMPMSEERSVLRQSLIPHLLDAATYNVARRNESVALYETGSVFLGIEEDGLPKEVEHVAAVLTGKWVQHAWQGETKKVDFFVMKGIVEGLFKQLGLLERIQFTKAAMEQMHPGRTATVWLDDTAVGIIGQVHPTVQNQRDLQETYVMELNLRVIMETATEELLYEAVPRYPSISRDIALVVDRDTTSANLEKIIRRAGGKLLKQVQLFDLYEGKNVEEGTKSLAFSLTYFDPERTLTDEEVVNAHNKVLDALTVQANAQLRS, encoded by the coding sequence ATGTTAGTATCAACAAATTGGTTAAGCAGCTATGTAGATTGGAATGAACTTTCCGTAGAGGATTTGGCGGAAAAGATTACGCGTGCCGGCATCGAAGTAGACGGTATTATTGACCGCTCATTTGAGATGGACAATATTGTCATCGGACACGTAACGGATTGTGTGAAACATCCGGAAGCGGATAAACTTCACATTTGTCAGGTGGATGTAGGCGGCGAAATTACACAGATCATCTGTGGAGCGCCGAATATTGCGGAAGGCCAAAAAGTAATTGTAGCACGCCCTGGAGCAGTGCTGCCGGGCGGAATGAAAATCAAAAAAGCAAAATTGCGCGGCGAAGAATCAAACGGGATGATCTGTTCATTGCAGGAACTTGGCATAGAAGGGAAACTCGTTCCGAAAGCGTATGCGGAAGGCATTTATGTGCTGCCGAATGATGTGCGTGCGGGAGACAGCGCATTGACTCACCTCGGACTGTATGACCGCATCCTGGAATTTGATTTAACGCCAAACCGTTCTGATGCATTAAGTATGCTCGGTGTTGCGTACGAGGTAGGGGCTATTTTGTCAAAAGACATCAAGCTGCCTGAGATTTCTTACGAAGCATCTGCAGAAAAAGCGCAGGATTGGCTGAAGCTTTCTGTAGAGGCGCCTGAAGATAATCCGATGTATGCAGCGAAAGTAGTGAAGAATGTCAAAGTCGCGGAATCCCCGCAGTGGCTGCAAAACACCCTGATGTCAGCAGGCATTCGTCCGCATAACAACATTGTTGACATTACGAACTTTGTATTGATGGAATATGGCCAGCCGCTTCATGCTTTTGACTATGACCGCTTGGAAACAAAAGAAATTGTTGTCCGTCATGCAAAAAAAGATGAAAAAATGATCACGCTTGATCAGACTGAGCGCACTTTGAATGAACGTCAGCTGGTCATTACAAATGGCAAAGAGCCGGTAGCACTTGCGGGTGTTATGGGCGGAGCGAATTCAGAAGTGTACGAAGGCACAACAACAGTCGTCATCGAATCGGCATACTTTGCGCCTGGTTCTGTTCGCCAGACATCCAAAGAAGTGGGCTTGCGAAGCGATGCGAGTACACGCTTTGAAAAAGGTGTGGATCCTAATCGAGTGGAAGCGGCAGCGGAGCGTGCTGCACAATTAATGGCAGAGCTCGCAGGCGGGGAAGTGCTTGCCGGTTCAGTTGTATTTGACGAGCTGGATAAGTCATCAGAAAAAATTATCCTGTCACCGGATTACGTAAATAATCGTCTTGGCATGAAAATTCCGATGGATGAAATGAAATCGATTATGGAACGTCTGCAAATTCCCACTGAAGCAATCAACGGTCAGCTCGTAATGGATATTCCGACCAGACGTCAGGATCTGAAAATTAAAGAAGATATGATTGAAGAAATTGCACGCCTGTATGGATATGATGAAATCCCGAAAACATTGCCGGTAGCAGAAAGCAGACCGGGCGGCTTGACACCTTACCAGTCTAAGCGCCGCATAGTCCGCAGATACCTTGAAGCAGCGGGTCTTTCTCAGGCATTGACTTACTCACTTTCTTCACCGAAAGATGCACAAGCTTTCGCGCTCGAGACAGCGCCGGTTACAAAATTGCTTATGCCGATGAGCGAAGAGCGCAGTGTTCTTCGTCAAAGTCTGATTCCTCATCTTTTGGATGCAGCGACGTATAACGTGGCGCGCCGTAATGAATCGGTTGCGCTGTACGAAACGGGATCTGTATTCTTAGGGATTGAGGAAGACGGTCTGCCAAAAGAAGTGGAGCATGTGGCTGCAGTGCTGACAGGGAAATGGGTTCAGCATGCTTGGCAAGGTGAAACGAAAAAAGTTGATTTCTTCGTGATGAAAGGAATCGTCGAAGGACTGTTTAAACAGTTAGGACTGCTTGAACGTATTCAATTTACAAAAGCTGCGATGGAGCAAATGCATCCGGGCCGTACTGCAACAGTCTGGCTTGATGATACCGCTGTCGGAATCATTGGTCAGGTTCACCCGACTGTACAGAACCAGCGGGACTTGCAGGAAACGTACGTAATGGAATTGAATTTGCGGGTGATTATGGAAACCGCCACAGAAGAACTTTTATATGAAGCGGTGCCACGCTATCCGTCTATTTCACGTGATATTGCGTTAGTTGTCGACCGTGATACAACGTCCGCAAATCTTGAGAAAATTATTCGACGAGCGGGCGGAAAACTATTGAAACAAGTTCAGCTGTTTGACTTGTATGAAGGAAAGAATGTGGAGGAAGGAACGAAATCTCTTGCATTCTCGTTAACCTACTTCGATCCGGAACGTACGCTGACGGATGAAGAAGTTGTCAATGCTCACAATAAAGTGCTGGATGCGCTGACTGTACAAGCTAACGCTCAATTGCGGTCATAA
- the pheS gene encoding phenylalanine--tRNA ligase subunit alpha: MKEQLHELKEQVLLKIKESNTVKELNDVRVAYLGKKGPITDLLKGMGKLPAEERPKMGALVNEIRESVTAFLEERKETLEQQAIKEQLEKESIDVTLPGRPVELGNHHPLTRVVEEIEDFFISMGYEIAEGPEVEKDYYNFEALNLPKGHPARDMQDSFYITEDILLRTHTSPVQARTMEAKDGAAIKIICPGKVYRRDSDDATHSHQFTQIEGLVVGENIRMSDLKGTLDLLAKKLFGAEREIRLRPSFFPFTEPSVEMDISCFKCGGSGCNVCKKTGWIEILGAGMVHPNVLKMAGYNPEEVTGFAFGMGPERIAMLKYGVEDIRHFYTNDIRFISQFHRSEA; encoded by the coding sequence ATGAAAGAACAGCTGCATGAACTGAAAGAACAAGTACTGCTGAAAATCAAAGAATCCAATACGGTTAAAGAGCTGAATGATGTACGCGTAGCCTACCTTGGAAAAAAGGGGCCGATTACCGATTTATTAAAAGGAATGGGTAAACTGCCGGCTGAAGAACGTCCGAAAATGGGTGCGCTCGTCAATGAAATCCGTGAAAGTGTAACGGCTTTCTTGGAAGAACGCAAAGAAACTCTCGAACAGCAGGCAATCAAAGAACAGCTGGAGAAAGAATCAATCGATGTTACTTTACCGGGCCGCCCCGTAGAACTTGGCAATCATCATCCGCTGACACGCGTCGTCGAGGAAATCGAAGACTTCTTTATCAGTATGGGCTATGAAATTGCGGAAGGTCCTGAAGTGGAAAAAGATTATTACAACTTTGAAGCATTGAACTTGCCAAAAGGTCATCCGGCGCGGGATATGCAGGATTCCTTCTATATTACAGAGGATATTCTTTTGCGCACTCATACTTCACCTGTTCAGGCGCGGACGATGGAAGCAAAAGACGGTGCTGCGATCAAGATCATTTGCCCGGGTAAAGTGTATCGGCGTGATTCGGATGACGCGACACACTCCCATCAGTTCACACAAATTGAAGGGCTTGTCGTTGGCGAAAATATCCGCATGAGTGACTTGAAAGGAACGCTTGATCTGTTGGCGAAGAAGTTATTCGGAGCAGAGCGTGAAATTCGTTTGCGTCCAAGTTTCTTCCCATTTACGGAGCCTTCCGTTGAGATGGATATTTCCTGCTTCAAATGCGGCGGCTCAGGCTGTAACGTTTGTAAGAAAACAGGCTGGATCGAAATTTTAGGCGCAGGAATGGTGCACCCGAACGTACTGAAAATGGCTGGATACAATCCGGAAGAAGTTACCGGTTTTGCGTTCGGCATGGGGCCTGAGCGTATTGCGATGTTAAAATACGGAGTGGAAGATATTCGTCATTTCTATACAAATGACATTCGGTTTATTTCACAATTCCACCGGTCAGAGGCATAA
- a CDS encoding RNA methyltransferase yields MYSLLNKRIESTQNSLVKHWKKLVTARKERDQTKEFLVEGFHLVEEAIKQSDLVIQLLVREDIDIPPHWDAPIIELTAAVAKEISETEQTQGVFAYCRQPQYDEADQSQWKRLLLIDAVQDPGNIGTMIRTADAAGLDAVILGKGCADPFNPKTVRSAQGSHFHIPVVREELAVWVERAKSNDTPIIGTGLQEAVSLKELPAQSSFALLVGNEGSGVDPQLLSQADHVVKIPLYGQAESLNVAVAAGILLYTLRG; encoded by the coding sequence ATGTACAGCCTCTTGAATAAACGAATTGAATCGACTCAAAACTCTTTAGTAAAACATTGGAAAAAACTTGTGACGGCAAGGAAAGAACGGGATCAGACGAAAGAGTTTCTCGTCGAAGGTTTTCACCTCGTAGAAGAAGCAATCAAACAGTCCGATCTGGTCATTCAATTGCTGGTTCGCGAAGATATCGATATTCCGCCGCACTGGGACGCGCCAATTATTGAATTAACAGCCGCTGTCGCAAAGGAAATTTCAGAAACTGAACAAACGCAAGGAGTGTTTGCCTATTGCAGACAGCCGCAATATGATGAAGCGGATCAAAGCCAGTGGAAGCGCCTTTTATTAATTGATGCGGTGCAGGATCCCGGAAACATCGGGACGATGATCCGCACAGCAGACGCGGCAGGACTTGATGCGGTAATTTTAGGAAAAGGCTGTGCAGATCCGTTCAATCCAAAAACAGTCCGTTCCGCGCAAGGCTCTCATTTCCATATACCTGTCGTGCGCGAAGAACTGGCTGTGTGGGTGGAGCGTGCAAAAAGCAATGACACGCCGATTATCGGTACGGGTTTACAGGAAGCAGTCTCTTTAAAGGAGCTGCCGGCACAATCTTCATTTGCGCTGCTCGTTGGAAACGAAGGAAGCGGGGTAGATCCGCAGTTATTGTCTCAGGCGGATCATGTAGTAAAAATTCCTTTATACGGCCAGGCAGAATCGCTGAATGTAGCTGTTGCAGCAGGCATTTTGCTGTACACACTGCGCGGGTGA
- the sspI gene encoding small acid-soluble spore protein SspI — MDFQIRDAISANMTNNSAADVRGVIDDAIQRGEEHLLPGLGVFFEQLWKRADEKEKEVMTNELSQAFAKAQ; from the coding sequence ATGGATTTTCAAATACGTGATGCAATTTCAGCAAACATGACAAATAATAGCGCTGCTGACGTACGAGGTGTCATTGACGATGCCATACAGCGCGGTGAAGAACACTTATTGCCGGGACTGGGTGTCTTTTTCGAACAGCTTTGGAAGCGTGCAGACGAAAAAGAAAAAGAAGTAATGACTAATGAACTGTCACAGGCATTCGCCAAGGCACAATAA